A region of the Methanobrevibacter sp. genome:
AAAATATCTCCTTCTTCTGGAACACCATAATTTTCTTTAATGGATTCATATTTCTCTCTTGTTATAAATAACTCATTAGAAACATCACGATTAATAAATAATTCAATGATTTCTTTTCCTCTGTAAAACGGAATTCCTTCATCCACATATTCTCGAGCAAAAATTCGTTTACTTGATGAAATATTACATAAGTCCCCCAATTCATATTCATGAAAATCTAAACTCAAATTTATCACTCCTTTTAATAAAAAATTCTAAATTCAAATCTAGAATTCAAAACCAATCTCCTTTAAACTTTGACGAATTTTACCTTCAAGTTCATTGGATTCCTTAAATAACGCATCCAATTCAGTTGTTAATGTTTTCATTTTTTCTTCAAATGGAATTCCATCATCTTCTTCTGGTTTAAATCCAACATAACGACCAGGTGTTAATATGAAATCATGTTTCTTGATTTCTTCTAAATCACTTACTTTGCAGAATCCTTTTTCATCTTCAAGGGTTCCTTCTTCGAATTTAGTGAATGTTTCTGCAATTAATTCAATATCTTCATCTGTTAATTCACGTAGTTTCCTTGAAACCATTGTTCCAATTTCACGTGCATCAATAAACAAAGTTTTTCCTTTTTGTTTTTTATCACGGTTCAAGAACCAAAGACAAACTGGAATTCCTGTTGTATAAAACAGTTGAGTAGGAAGTGCAACAATACATTCTACTAGATCATCTTCAACAATTGCTTGTCTGATTTTACCTTCACCGGAAGTAGTTGATGATAATGACCCATTAGCTAATACCAAACCTATTTTTCCTTTTGGTGATAAGTGATGTATCATATGTTGCATCCATGCGAAGTTTGCATTTCCTTTTGGTGGAATACCATATTTCCACCTTACATCATCCTGTAATTGTTCTTGTCCCCATTTTTTGAGGTTGAATGGTGGATTTGCCATTACAAAATCAGCTTTTAAGGTAGGATGCAAATCATTTAGAAATGTGTCTTCCTGGTGCTCTCCAAGGTCTGCTTCAAGTCCACGAATAGCTAAGTTCATTTTTGCCATTTTCCATGTGGTGGGATTTGATTCCTGACCATAAATTGAAATCTTTTTAATGTTTCCACTATGATTTTCAATGAAATTTTTGGATTGTACAAACATTCCCCCAGATCCGCAGCATGGGTCGTATACTCTTCCATCATATGGTTTTAATATTGAAACCAATGTTTTTACTACACATGCAGGAGTATAAAACTCCCCTGCTTTTTTACCTTCAGTTTCTGCAAACATTGAAAGACAATATTCATAGGTACGTCCTAAAATATCTTTTTTATCACCTTTATCAGACATTTGTACATTTGTGAATATATCAATAACAGCACCGAGTTTCTTTTTGTCTAGTTCTGGTCTTGAGAAGTTTTTAGGTAATATTCCTTTAAGTGATTTATTGGAATCTTCAATTGCTTTCATTGCATTGTCGATTGTCAAACCGTTTTCTTCCTTGTTTGCATTCTTAGCTATTTCACTCCAACGTGCTTCTGGCGGTACGAAGAATATGTTTTCTGAAGTATATTCATCAATATCCTCTTCAAATCCTGCTCCTTCTTCAACAAGTTCCTGATATCTATCTTCAAATTTATCTGATAAGTATTTTAAAAAGATTAATCCCAATACCACATGTTTGTATTCAGCTGCATCCATTGAACCTCTTAGTTCATCTGCTGCATCCCATATCTGTTTTTCAAATCCAATTTCACTAATATTTTCCTTTGCCATCATCAATCACCATCATATTGTAACATCCGCCCATAATTCACATTGTGCAATAACTTTTTCTAAAGCTGATTTCATTTCTTCTGGAGGATAATCATACTTTTTAAGCAAACGTTTTACAGTTCTTCTCATGTTTGCTCTTGCAGATTCCTTTTTCTGCCAGTCTATTGTCCTATTTCTTCTTAAAGATTCAGTTAATTCCTGTGTAATTTTAATTAAAGTTTCATCTGTATAAAAGTCATGTATGTTTTCAGGAAGTGCAATTGCATTGTAAAATGCCAATTCCTCTTCAGTTAAACCTAATTTTTCACCCTCTTTATGTGCTTCACGCAAAAGCTTTGCAATTTTAATTAACTCTTCAATAACCTCATCATTTGTAATATGGCTATTGACATAGCTGTTCATGGTTTGTTTTAAAAGGTCTGAGAATTCCTCAGATTTTATGATATTTTTTCTTTTATATCCTTTTACTTGGTCGTTGAGGAGTTTTTCCAAAAGAGAAATTGTTAAATTTGATGATTCCATTGAACGTACTTTATCTAAAAATTCCGGGTCGAACAATGAAACTTCATCACTTACATTGATAATGTTGATAACACCAGTACTTTTGATGGATTGATTAAGAAGTTTGGTGATTTGTGCATTGATTTCATGAATAGACAGTTTCTTATCAGAAGAAATTTTAACAAGAGTTGTACGAACCGCTTCAAAGAATGCTGCTTCAAATCTTTCTTTTTCACTTGCCCTGCTTCTACATAATGACAACCATTTCTTGAGAAGTAATGCTTCTTTTAGGAATGAATTTTTCTTATCTTCATTAATTAAAGCTTCCATAAAGTTTACTCCACCAGAAATAACTTTTGATCTCTCCAAGTTACTTTCTCCAAAGAATTTTGAATAATCAAATTTGTGGAATAAATCTCTACAGACTTCTAATTTTTCCTGGAAGTTTGGATAAGCAATATTATCCACATCCATATCACCATAGTTTTTATTGTCCCTATCCGTATATTCACTCATTGCTTTTTTAAGTTCTGATGCAATACCAATGTAGTCAACTACAAGTCCACCTTCTTTATCTTTGAATACTCTATTAACACGAGCAATTGCCTGCATCAAGTTGTGTCCTTTCATTGGTTTATAGACATACATTGTTGCAAGTGAGGGCACGTCAAATCCTGTAAGCCACATGTCAACTACAATAGCTATTTTCATTGGGTCGTCATCATCTTTGAATTTCTTTTCAAGTCCTTTTTTATATGATTTGTCTCCAATGATTTCATGCCAGTCTTCCGGGTCTTTATTGGAACCACTCATTACCACTTTTACTTTTTCATCCCAATTCGGACGAAGTTCCAATATTTTTTTATACATTTTTATTGCAATTGGTCTTGAATATGCAACTATCATCGCCTTACCGGTTAATTCCATTGCACGATTGTTTTCATAGTGATTTACAATATCAGTACATATGTCATCAATGATTTCTGGTGCTCCAAGCAATGCCTCCATCCTACTGAGTTCTCTTTTGCTTCTCTCAATGTTATATTCCTCAGCTTGCTCTCTTAATTCCCAGTATTTTTTATCAATTTCATCCAAAATAGTTTCATCCAAT
Encoded here:
- a CDS encoding type I restriction-modification system subunit M → MAKENISEIGFEKQIWDAADELRGSMDAAEYKHVVLGLIFLKYLSDKFEDRYQELVEEGAGFEEDIDEYTSENIFFVPPEARWSEIAKNANKEENGLTIDNAMKAIEDSNKSLKGILPKNFSRPELDKKKLGAVIDIFTNVQMSDKGDKKDILGRTYEYCLSMFAETEGKKAGEFYTPACVVKTLVSILKPYDGRVYDPCCGSGGMFVQSKNFIENHSGNIKKISIYGQESNPTTWKMAKMNLAIRGLEADLGEHQEDTFLNDLHPTLKADFVMANPPFNLKKWGQEQLQDDVRWKYGIPPKGNANFAWMQHMIHHLSPKGKIGLVLANGSLSSTTSGEGKIRQAIVEDDLVECIVALPTQLFYTTGIPVCLWFLNRDKKQKGKTLFIDAREIGTMVSRKLRELTDEDIELIAETFTKFEEGTLEDEKGFCKVSDLEEIKKHDFILTPGRYVGFKPEEDDGIPFEEKMKTLTTELDALFKESNELEGKIRQSLKEIGFEF
- a CDS encoding type I restriction endonuclease subunit R translates to MQDLGYTYYSGYDVERDYKNPLFVNDLDNLYSINRDSSRIAIENAIKKVQDFGIASVAEKNERFNNYLQNGISVNYWEDNQEKSTLIKLVDWENLENNRFTVINQWTVVEKETKRPDIIVFLNGFPVVVMELKSPSREDADVSEAYNQLQKYKQVIPSLFTYNSFCVMSDMAITKAGTITSSEDRFMEWKTTDGSYESTQFADFTTFFEGIFEKNRFLDILKNFITFSNDSTKKIKILGAYHQYFAVNKAVESTLKAINSDHKAGVFWHTQGSGKSLSMVFYVNKLQERLESPTFVVITDRNDLDDQLFTQFSKCSDFLRQTPQQATSMKNLKELLNDRKANGIFFSTMQKFDEYDESLTERNDVIVISDEAHRSQYGLEEKVDPKTGEIKIGAARRIRNALPNATYIGFTGTPISRSDKSTREVFGNYIDIYDMTQSVEDGATVPISYESRIADIKLDETILDEIDKKYWELREQAEEYNIERSKRELSRMEALLGAPEIIDDICTDIVNHYENNRAMELTGKAMIVAYSRPIAIKMYKKILELRPNWDEKVKVVMSGSNKDPEDWHEIIGDKSYKKGLEKKFKDDDDPMKIAIVVDMWLTGFDVPSLATMYVYKPMKGHNLMQAIARVNRVFKDKEGGLVVDYIGIASELKKAMSEYTDRDNKNYGDMDVDNIAYPNFQEKLEVCRDLFHKFDYSKFFGESNLERSKVISGGVNFMEALINEDKKNSFLKEALLLKKWLSLCRSRASEKERFEAAFFEAVRTTLVKISSDKKLSIHEINAQITKLLNQSIKSTGVINIINVSDEVSLFDPEFLDKVRSMESSNLTISLLEKLLNDQVKGYKRKNIIKSEEFSDLLKQTMNSYVNSHITNDEVIEELIKIAKLLREAHKEGEKLGLTEEELAFYNAIALPENIHDFYTDETLIKITQELTESLRRNRTIDWQKKESARANMRRTVKRLLKKYDYPPEEMKSALEKVIAQCELWADVTI